From the genome of Candidatus Hydrogenedentota bacterium, one region includes:
- a CDS encoding CHRD domain-containing protein: MNTLNRKLVLACIGVLVGMGLPAGAEDLGVDFCAAFASVQASTYLRTSLGEAFEPILDRMAPETADLNGFFYVNTGTSPALYTFNSNGIPEAANEFGVMQEILNNAAAYPPGGPSVVDHDTLRAAWDANLAQLQTDLGATMASVFETEAPGFKEILVAYLTLGNGGFTPVSLPSPESPDTPISMVGSGSFGLAAGLVKLMDALLRADGQDGFDNPDLSAAAYAVLTELRGSGDVDDDGFSNLCEYLNYTRENCPAAEGEGEGEGEGEGEGEGEKTLRFLEAVFDAAVMPASCPNEIECDSTLNGGNVVPPSGSSATGSAVLTIDTVSLFYTVDITHDVANPTAAVIRQGAAGVNGDIVVDLGGVASPIHYELTDADVLAVASAGNDLYFQIDSTEHPDGDIRGQIVCNPSEGEGEGEGEGEGEGEGEGEGEGEGEGEGEGEGEGEGEGSGLELLCSVALDGASVVPPVTTEASGTVTFEWDPSVQYVLVTVMHNVADPATVYLHEGAPGATGPAVLNLGGPQAPIYVPLSLEQYEAFGTAHYIQVASTSHPDGEIRGDLACVSSEGEGEGEGEGEGEGEGEGEGEGEGEGEGEGEGEGEG, encoded by the coding sequence ATGAATACGTTGAATCGCAAACTTGTCTTGGCGTGCATTGGTGTTCTTGTTGGAATGGGACTGCCGGCGGGCGCGGAGGATCTCGGCGTCGATTTCTGTGCAGCCTTTGCGTCGGTCCAAGCGAGTACCTATTTGCGCACGTCGCTGGGGGAGGCCTTTGAACCGATTCTGGACCGGATGGCGCCGGAAACGGCCGATCTGAACGGCTTTTTCTACGTCAATACGGGCACTTCGCCCGCGTTATACACCTTTAACAGCAACGGCATCCCCGAAGCTGCCAATGAATTCGGGGTCATGCAGGAAATCTTGAACAACGCGGCGGCCTATCCGCCCGGCGGGCCCAGTGTTGTGGACCATGATACGTTGCGCGCGGCCTGGGACGCCAACCTTGCCCAGTTGCAGACGGACCTCGGCGCGACCATGGCGTCGGTATTCGAGACGGAAGCGCCCGGCTTCAAGGAAATCCTTGTCGCGTATCTAACCTTGGGCAACGGTGGATTTACACCGGTCTCTCTGCCCTCGCCGGAAAGCCCCGACACGCCCATCAGCATGGTGGGAAGCGGGTCGTTCGGTCTGGCGGCCGGTCTCGTGAAGCTCATGGATGCCCTGCTGCGCGCTGACGGCCAGGATGGCTTTGACAATCCGGACCTCTCCGCGGCCGCATACGCGGTGCTCACGGAATTGCGCGGCAGCGGCGACGTGGACGACGACGGATTCTCCAATCTGTGTGAGTACTTGAACTATACGCGGGAGAATTGCCCCGCTGCAGAAGGTGAAGGCGAAGGTGAGGGCGAAGGCGAAGGCGAAGGCGAAGGCGAAAAGACCTTGAGATTTCTCGAAGCGGTCTTCGATGCAGCAGTGATGCCCGCAAGCTGTCCCAACGAGATCGAATGCGACTCGACGTTGAATGGCGGCAATGTGGTACCGCCTTCCGGCAGCAGCGCCACGGGCTCCGCCGTTCTTACCATCGATACGGTGAGCCTCTTCTACACCGTCGATATTACGCATGACGTGGCAAACCCGACTGCCGCGGTTATCCGGCAGGGCGCCGCGGGCGTGAACGGGGATATCGTCGTGGATCTCGGCGGCGTGGCGAGTCCCATCCACTATGAACTTACCGACGCGGACGTGCTTGCCGTCGCGAGTGCGGGTAACGATCTGTATTTCCAGATTGACAGTACGGAGCATCCAGACGGCGATATCCGCGGCCAGATCGTCTGTAATCCAAGCGAGGGCGAGGGGGAAGGAGAGGGCGAAGGCGAAGGCGAAGGCGAAGGGGAAGGCGAAGGCGAGGGAGAAGGCGAGGGAGAAGGGGAAGGGGAGGGTGAAGGGGAAGGAGAGGGTAGTGGCCTTGAATTGCTCTGCTCCGTCGCGCTTGACGGCGCCTCCGTCGTCCCGCCCGTTACGACGGAAGCCTCAGGAACCGTGACTTTCGAGTGGGACCCCTCCGTGCAGTACGTGCTGGTCACCGTGATGCACAACGTGGCTGACCCGGCGACGGTTTATCTTCATGAGGGAGCGCCGGGCGCTACGGGACCCGCCGTGCTGAATCTTGGAGGACCGCAAGCACCAATTTATGTGCCGCTCTCGCTTGAACAATACGAGGCTTTTGGCACCGCCCATTACATTCAAGTGGCGA